A part of Denitratisoma oestradiolicum genomic DNA contains:
- a CDS encoding TorF family putative porin, giving the protein MKKSIVALALASLFSLPALAEDAAPASPFSFNVGVVSDYLFRGVSQTHGDAALQGGVDYAHSSGFYLGVWGSTISWVEDYTGKGNTEVDIYGGYKGSLAGDWGYDLGVIGYIYPNKGAANAFGANPNTTEVYGAISYKTLTVKYSRAVSDHFIGWYSSTGGSTKGSGYLEANYSLDLGSGWGVTAHAGHQKVKDLPIADYTDWKLGVTKDVGFGVVTLAYSDTNAKGDMGEAYAWPNSGFVSGVGSTAGFKNVAKGKAILSFTKTF; this is encoded by the coding sequence ATGAAGAAATCCATCGTTGCCCTTGCTCTTGCCAGTCTGTTCTCCCTACCCGCCCTGGCGGAAGATGCCGCGCCGGCCTCGCCCTTCAGTTTCAACGTGGGCGTGGTTTCAGACTACCTGTTCCGGGGCGTCAGCCAGACCCATGGTGACGCCGCCCTGCAAGGCGGTGTCGACTACGCGCATTCCAGCGGTTTCTACCTGGGGGTCTGGGGCTCCACCATTTCCTGGGTGGAGGACTACACCGGCAAGGGTAATACCGAGGTGGACATCTATGGCGGCTACAAGGGCAGCCTCGCCGGGGACTGGGGCTACGACCTGGGCGTGATCGGCTACATCTACCCGAACAAGGGCGCGGCCAATGCCTTCGGCGCCAACCCCAACACCACCGAGGTCTATGGCGCCATTAGCTACAAGACCCTCACCGTCAAGTATTCCCGTGCGGTGTCAGATCACTTCATCGGCTGGTATTCCTCCACGGGCGGCAGCACCAAGGGCAGCGGCTATCTTGAAGCCAACTACAGCCTTGACCTGGGCAGCGGCTGGGGCGTGACCGCCCACGCAGGCCACCAGAAAGTGAAGGATTTGCCCATCGCCGATTACACCGACTGGAAGCTGGGCGTGACCAAGGATGTGGGCTTCGGCGTGGTGACCCTGGCCTATTCGGACACGAATGCCAAGGGCGACATGGGCGAGGCCTACGCCTGGCCGAATTCCGGTTTCGTCTCCGGTGTCGGCTCCACCGCGGGTTTCAAGAATGTGGCCAAGGGCAAGGCCATCCTGAGTTTTACCAAGACCTTCTGA
- a CDS encoding accessory factor UbiK family protein, whose protein sequence is MSAAHLFDELTSRISQLAATSPAGDLEKNARALATGLLSRLDLVTREEFDVQKELLARARDQIRTLEARIAQLERAPSQPDQ, encoded by the coding sequence ATGAGTGCGGCCCACCTCTTCGACGAGTTGACCAGCCGAATCTCCCAATTGGCCGCCACCAGCCCCGCCGGCGATCTTGAAAAGAATGCCCGCGCCCTGGCGACGGGTCTGTTGAGCCGGCTCGACCTGGTGACCCGGGAGGAATTCGATGTCCAGAAGGAACTGCTGGCCCGCGCCCGGGACCAGATTCGTACCCTGGAAGCCCGGATCGCCCAACTGGAGCGGGCGCCGAGCCAGCCCGACCAGTAG
- a CDS encoding YceI family protein: MAPSLRLPASLLALLCMAATPSARSEEEHYRIDPAHTFPTFEVSHVGFSFHRGRFNRSQGHITLDQAAGTGRIDVSIEADSIDTGDETLEKVLRGSSFLDVARHPQIRFTGDRIHFQDGIPKGVDGELTLRGVTRSVGLAINHFHCGLHPLTRKQTCGANAVTIVQRSEFGMTHLVPMVGDEVRIEIQIEAPREE; encoded by the coding sequence ATGGCGCCCTCCCTGCGCTTGCCGGCTAGCCTGCTGGCCCTGCTGTGCATGGCCGCAACGCCGTCGGCCAGGAGCGAAGAGGAGCATTACCGGATCGACCCCGCCCATACCTTTCCGACCTTTGAGGTCAGCCATGTGGGATTTTCCTTCCACCGTGGGCGATTCAACCGCAGCCAGGGCCACATCACCCTGGACCAGGCAGCGGGGACCGGACGTATTGATGTGAGCATCGAAGCGGATTCCATCGACACGGGCGATGAAACCCTGGAAAAGGTCTTGCGGGGCTCGAGCTTTCTCGATGTAGCCCGACATCCCCAAATCCGCTTCACGGGAGACCGCATTCACTTTCAGGATGGCATCCCCAAGGGCGTGGATGGCGAGCTGACCCTGCGCGGCGTCACCCGCTCGGTGGGCTTGGCTATCAACCATTTCCATTGCGGTCTCCATCCCCTCACCCGCAAGCAGACCTGCGGCGCCAACGCCGTCACCATCGTGCAACGCTCGGAATTCGGCATGACCCATCTGGTGCCGATGGTGGGCGACGAAGTGAGAATAGAGATTCAGATCGAGGCGCCCCGGGAAGAATGA
- a CDS encoding YifB family Mg chelatase-like AAA ATPase — MSLAILHSRALCGMDAPLVTVEVHIANGLPGLTLVGLPDTEVKEARDRVRAAIQNSHFEFPARRITVNLAPADLPKESGRFDLPIALGILLASGQLRASGLDDLEFAGELSLSGQLRPIRGALAMCAAGAATGRTFVLPAENAAEAALVREVTALPVRSLTEVCAHLTGQQLLLPYGGQALVQAPAYPDLAEVKGQVQARRALEVAAAGDHSLLMSGPPGTGKSMLASRLPGILPAMSDAEALSSAAVHSINGGFRLEHWGRRPFRAPHHSASAPALVGGGGIPRPGEISLAHEGVLFLDELPEFERRVLEALREPLESGQVCVSRAARSAEFPARFQLVAAMNPCPCGYLGHPGGKCRCTPDQVARYRGKLSGPLLDRIDLMIEVPALSDAELQGGTPGEASAPVAARVARARQRQMARQGKTNARLGVAETEALCQPDSAGQALLKQAIARLGLSARAYHRILRVARSAADLAGSDTLGTPHIAEAIQYRRQLSGM, encoded by the coding sequence ATGTCCCTCGCCATTCTCCACAGCCGTGCCCTCTGCGGCATGGATGCACCCCTGGTCACAGTGGAGGTGCATATCGCCAACGGCCTGCCCGGCCTCACCCTGGTGGGCCTACCCGACACCGAGGTGAAGGAGGCCCGGGACCGGGTGCGGGCGGCGATCCAGAACAGTCACTTCGAATTCCCGGCCCGACGCATCACGGTCAATCTGGCGCCGGCGGACCTGCCCAAGGAATCGGGGCGCTTCGATCTGCCCATCGCCCTGGGCATCCTGCTGGCTTCGGGACAACTGCGCGCCTCGGGTCTGGACGATCTGGAGTTTGCCGGGGAGCTTTCCCTTTCCGGGCAGTTGCGGCCGATCCGGGGCGCTCTGGCCATGTGCGCGGCCGGTGCCGCCACGGGCCGCACCTTCGTGCTGCCGGCCGAGAACGCCGCCGAGGCGGCCCTGGTACGCGAAGTCACCGCCCTGCCGGTCCGGAGCCTGACGGAGGTCTGCGCCCACCTGACCGGCCAGCAGCTCCTGCTCCCCTACGGCGGGCAGGCACTGGTGCAGGCACCCGCCTACCCGGACCTGGCCGAGGTGAAGGGCCAGGTTCAGGCCCGGCGCGCCCTGGAGGTGGCCGCCGCGGGCGACCATTCACTGCTGATGAGCGGGCCGCCCGGCACCGGCAAATCCATGCTGGCCAGCCGCCTGCCGGGCATTCTGCCGGCCATGAGCGATGCCGAAGCCCTCTCCAGCGCCGCCGTGCATTCCATCAATGGCGGCTTTCGCCTGGAACACTGGGGCCGGCGCCCCTTCCGCGCGCCCCATCATTCGGCCTCGGCGCCGGCCCTGGTGGGGGGCGGCGGCATTCCCCGGCCCGGAGAGATTTCCCTGGCTCACGAGGGTGTGCTGTTCCTGGACGAGTTGCCCGAGTTCGAGCGCCGAGTGCTGGAGGCCCTGCGGGAGCCCCTGGAGTCGGGCCAGGTCTGTGTCTCCCGAGCGGCCCGGAGCGCCGAGTTCCCTGCCCGCTTCCAGTTGGTGGCAGCCATGAACCCCTGCCCCTGCGGCTATCTGGGCCATCCCGGCGGCAAATGCCGCTGCACCCCGGACCAGGTGGCCCGCTATCGGGGCAAGCTCTCCGGCCCGCTGCTGGACCGGATCGATCTGATGATCGAGGTGCCGGCCCTATCGGACGCCGAATTGCAGGGCGGCACCCCGGGCGAGGCCTCGGCACCGGTGGCGGCCCGGGTGGCCCGTGCCCGGCAACGACAGATGGCCCGCCAGGGCAAGACCAACGCCCGGCTGGGCGTGGCGGAAACCGAGGCATTGTGCCAGCCCGACAGCGCCGGCCAGGCCCTGCTCAAACAGGCCATCGCCCGCCTCGGGCTCTCGGCCCGGGCCTATCACCGCATCCTGCGGGTGGCCCGCAGCGCTGCCGACCTGGCCGGCAGCGACACCCTCGGCACGCCCCACATCGCCGAAGCAATCCAGTACCGGCGGCAGTTGTCCGGGATGTGA
- a CDS encoding sulfite exporter TauE/SafE family protein, translating to MEIHRGAPAQVISAWLLGYIGLGLFAGFFAGLLGVGGGGIMVPVLTMLFAAQGMPQEHVVHLALGTSMATIVFASVSSLRAHHRHGAVLWPVVKSIAPGIVLGTLVGAQFAARLPTKPLAIFFAAFMAYVSVQMIANIKPRPSRELPGTGGMFAAGAGIGGVSALVAIGGGSLTVPFLAWCNVKVHQAIGTSSAIGFPIALAGTVGYLLSGQGNSGMPPGSLGFIHLPALLGTVLPSMLMAPVGARLAHRLPVATLKKIFAGVLVFLSAKMLHSLFG from the coding sequence ATGGAAATTCATCGTGGAGCGCCTGCTCAAGTGATCAGCGCCTGGCTGTTGGGCTATATCGGGCTGGGCCTGTTCGCCGGCTTTTTCGCGGGCCTGCTGGGCGTGGGTGGTGGCGGCATCATGGTGCCGGTGCTGACCATGCTGTTCGCCGCCCAGGGGATGCCCCAGGAGCATGTGGTGCATCTGGCCCTGGGCACTTCCATGGCCACCATCGTTTTCGCCTCGGTCTCCAGCCTGCGCGCTCATCACCGCCATGGCGCCGTGCTCTGGCCCGTGGTGAAGTCCATCGCTCCCGGCATCGTGCTGGGCACCCTGGTGGGCGCCCAGTTCGCCGCCCGTCTGCCGACCAAGCCCCTGGCCATTTTCTTTGCTGCCTTCATGGCCTACGTGTCGGTGCAGATGATTGCCAACATCAAGCCCAGGCCCTCCCGTGAGCTGCCGGGGACGGGGGGCATGTTCGCGGCGGGGGCCGGCATCGGCGGGGTCTCGGCCCTGGTGGCTATCGGCGGCGGGTCCCTGACGGTACCCTTCCTGGCCTGGTGCAATGTCAAGGTGCACCAGGCCATCGGCACTTCCTCGGCCATCGGCTTTCCCATCGCCCTGGCGGGCACTGTTGGCTACCTGCTCAGCGGCCAGGGTAACAGCGGCATGCCGCCGGGTAGCCTGGGCTTCATCCATCTGCCGGCCTTGCTGGGTACGGTGTTGCCCAGCATGCTGATGGCCCCGGTGGGCGCCCGTCTGGCCCACCGTTTGCCGGTGGCCACCTTGAAGAAAATCTTCGCCGGGGTGCTGGTTTTCCTGTCCGCCAAGATGCTGCACAGCCTTTTCGGCTGA
- a CDS encoding EVE domain-containing protein, with protein MTRYWLMKTEPSVVGIDDVLAMPNQTVDWWGVRNYQARNFMRDQMSVGDKVFFYHSNCAEPGIAGLAEVVKKAYPDRTQFDPASKYFDPKSSPENPRWVNVDVRVVKKTRLLGLAELRAQPELVHMRILQRGNRLSITPVDPAEWKFIVERLLK; from the coding sequence ATGACCCGTTACTGGCTGATGAAAACTGAACCGTCCGTGGTGGGCATCGACGATGTGCTGGCGATGCCGAACCAGACTGTCGATTGGTGGGGCGTGCGCAATTATCAGGCACGCAATTTCATGCGCGACCAGATGAGCGTCGGCGACAAGGTGTTCTTCTACCATTCGAACTGCGCCGAGCCGGGCATCGCCGGCCTGGCAGAGGTGGTGAAGAAGGCCTATCCGGATCGCACCCAGTTCGATCCGGCCAGCAAGTATTTCGATCCCAAGTCCAGCCCGGAGAATCCCCGCTGGGTCAATGTGGATGTGCGGGTGGTAAAAAAGACCCGGCTGCTGGGGCTGGCCGAGCTGCGTGCCCAGCCGGAGCTGGTTCATATGCGCATCCTGCAAAGGGGCAATCGCCTGTCCATCACGCCGGTGGACCCGGCGGAATGGAAATTCATCGTGGAGCGCCTGCTCAAGTGA
- a CDS encoding cell division protein ZapA, producing the protein MSAHSTLDIRLQGKDYRVTCSPEEQDALTAAVSFLDGKMTEIGALTKSTGERLAVMAALNIVHELLALRQSPSTGESIATGAIDDPGLGRRIRGIEARLDAALAQQQQEGLF; encoded by the coding sequence ATGAGCGCCCATTCCACTCTTGATATTCGCCTCCAGGGCAAGGATTACCGGGTCACCTGCTCCCCCGAGGAGCAGGATGCCCTGACGGCAGCGGTGAGCTTCCTGGACGGCAAGATGACCGAGATCGGCGCCCTGACCAAAAGCACCGGCGAGCGTCTGGCGGTGATGGCGGCCCTCAATATCGTCCATGAACTGCTGGCCTTGCGTCAGTCGCCTTCGACCGGGGAATCCATCGCCACCGGCGCCATTGACGACCCGGGCCTGGGGCGTAGAATCCGAGGCATCGAAGCGCGCCTCGACGCGGCCCTTGCCCAGCAACAGCAGGAAGGTCTGTTCTAG
- a CDS encoding cell division protein ZapB has translation MSGDLDSLEQKIDQVLALCHSLDAENRELRERVTGLENEKQDLTGRMESARVRLEALMDKLPQE, from the coding sequence ATGAGCGGCGACCTTGATTCCCTAGAACAGAAAATTGACCAGGTGCTGGCCCTGTGCCATAGCCTCGACGCGGAGAACCGTGAACTGCGGGAACGCGTGACGGGCCTGGAAAACGAAAAACAGGACCTGACCGGACGCATGGAGTCGGCCCGGGTTCGGCTTGAAGCCCTGATGGACAAACTTCCCCAAGAATGA
- a CDS encoding TonB-dependent receptor, producing the protein MQRHLARSAIAAAILAAFNAQAADTLADHGTIVVTATRFADSALPVAAPVSVISAEDIRQSPALGMPEILKAQAGVDVRPFYGNMGIDSTVDIRGFGDTGGSNAVTLLDGQRLNSIGMEAVSWSAIPLESVQRIEILRGAGTVLYGDRATGGVINIITDKSGQPRASATATLGSNSYQGLDAQVAGGGEQGYFNLFAHYAETDGWRKNSQARQQAISGRGSLTLTAGEAFVDYSLYEDKSGMPGSLLSAAYRSDPRQARNPADTQQRDGYRVRPGLKLNLSANLTLEAELAADHEKYDANNVSFASTYRRERDTVSLTPRLRWNHGLNGWNSETVLGLDYYDGKVATTSASAFGVIPQTAKQTSTAYYVQNTTAFDRQWSMTLGARRQRVDQRVVQQAYNADYGFGPFPVPGLSDGAVRQRNAYDLALNYQAGVWRVYGKTGTVFRFANTDELFGYDPFTGNPVFAGDIKPQHGRVHEVGGDIELGSIKARASLFRLDLHDEIGYDGAAYANINFAPSRRQGLETELDWRLSERLKTRISYSITDARFREGAYADKEIPMVARDKLAAQLTWQAGNDASYSAVATHQGDRRYSGDYANTLGHLAGYTTLDVQGSWRFKPWTITAKLLNVFDRRYAPYGGYSTFRNDYYYFPADGRSLFVSARYDFK; encoded by the coding sequence ATGCAACGCCATCTTGCGCGCAGCGCCATCGCCGCTGCCATTCTTGCCGCTTTCAACGCCCAGGCCGCAGACACCCTCGCGGACCACGGCACCATCGTCGTCACCGCCACCCGCTTCGCCGACAGCGCCCTGCCCGTGGCGGCGCCGGTCAGCGTGATCAGTGCCGAAGACATTCGCCAGTCCCCGGCCCTGGGCATGCCGGAAATCCTCAAGGCCCAGGCCGGCGTGGACGTGCGTCCCTTCTACGGCAACATGGGTATCGACAGCACCGTGGATATTCGCGGTTTCGGCGATACCGGCGGCAGCAATGCGGTGACCCTGCTGGATGGTCAGCGTCTCAACTCCATCGGCATGGAGGCGGTGAGCTGGTCGGCCATTCCCCTGGAGAGCGTGCAGCGCATCGAAATCCTGCGGGGCGCCGGTACCGTACTCTACGGCGACCGAGCTACTGGCGGCGTGATCAACATCATCACCGACAAGTCCGGTCAACCCCGGGCCAGCGCCACGGCCACCCTGGGCAGCAACAGCTACCAGGGCCTGGACGCCCAGGTCGCCGGCGGCGGGGAGCAAGGCTATTTCAATCTCTTCGCCCACTACGCGGAAACCGACGGCTGGCGCAAGAACAGCCAGGCTCGGCAACAGGCCATCAGTGGCCGGGGTTCTCTCACCCTGACCGCCGGGGAAGCCTTTGTGGACTACTCCCTGTACGAAGACAAGTCCGGCATGCCCGGCAGCCTGCTGAGCGCCGCCTACCGCAGCGACCCGCGCCAGGCCCGCAACCCGGCCGACACTCAACAGCGGGATGGCTACCGGGTGCGGCCTGGCCTGAAGCTGAATCTGTCGGCCAACCTCACCCTGGAAGCGGAACTGGCCGCGGACCACGAGAAATACGACGCCAACAATGTCTCCTTCGCAAGCACCTACCGCAGGGAACGGGACACTGTCTCCCTCACCCCGCGCCTGCGCTGGAACCATGGCCTGAATGGATGGAACAGCGAGACCGTGCTGGGTCTGGACTACTACGACGGCAAGGTGGCCACCACCTCGGCCAGCGCCTTCGGTGTGATTCCCCAGACAGCCAAGCAGACCAGCACGGCCTACTACGTGCAGAACACCACCGCCTTCGACCGCCAGTGGTCCATGACCCTCGGCGCCCGCCGCCAGCGAGTGGATCAGCGCGTGGTGCAGCAGGCCTACAACGCCGATTACGGTTTCGGTCCCTTCCCCGTTCCCGGCCTGAGCGATGGCGCGGTGCGCCAGCGCAACGCCTACGATCTGGCCCTCAACTACCAGGCCGGCGTCTGGCGCGTCTATGGCAAGACCGGTACCGTGTTCCGCTTTGCCAACACCGACGAGCTGTTCGGCTACGATCCCTTCACCGGCAACCCGGTCTTCGCCGGCGACATCAAGCCCCAGCATGGCCGGGTACACGAGGTGGGCGGCGACATCGAACTGGGCTCGATCAAGGCCCGAGCCAGTCTGTTCCGTCTCGACCTGCATGACGAGATCGGCTATGACGGCGCGGCCTACGCCAATATCAATTTCGCCCCCTCCCGCCGCCAGGGCCTGGAGACGGAACTGGACTGGCGCCTGAGCGAACGCCTGAAGACCCGCATTTCCTACAGCATCACCGACGCCCGCTTCCGCGAGGGGGCTTACGCCGACAAGGAAATCCCGATGGTGGCCCGGGACAAGCTGGCGGCGCAGCTCACCTGGCAGGCCGGCAACGACGCCAGTTATTCCGCCGTCGCCACCCATCAGGGCGACCGTCGCTACAGCGGCGATTACGCCAACACCCTGGGCCACCTGGCGGGCTACACCACCCTGGATGTGCAGGGCAGTTGGCGCTTCAAGCCCTGGACCATCACCGCCAAGCTGCTCAATGTCTTCGACCGGCGCTATGCACCCTATGGGGGTTACTCCACCTTCCGCAACGACTACTATTACTTCCCCGCCGATGGTCGTAGTCTGTTCGTCAGCGCCCGATACGACTTCAAATAA
- a CDS encoding FecCD family ABC transporter permease codes for MPTRRRALAVLLLLLLLVAASLVVGLAAGTLPVSTADLLSLVGGEGSGMGAEVVRTLRLPRVLGAFACGGLLALAGALMQVLLRNPLADPYVLGISGGAAVGALSAMLLGFSLMGLNLLAFGGALGAMLLVFGLAHGDSSWTQTRLLLTGVIIAAGCGAVVALILSITPEQKLHGMLFWLMGDAGQILRPGPALAALAVGLACAMPFARELNLLARGATLASSLGVAVPRLRGLIYLLASLLTAFAVTTAGSIGFIGLVVPHLLRLALGNDQRLLLPAATLAGGALLVLADTLARTVVAPQQLPVGVLTALIGVPIFLFLLARQPAAKP; via the coding sequence ATGCCCACCCGTCGTCGCGCTCTCGCCGTGCTGTTGCTGCTGCTGCTTCTGGTGGCGGCCAGCCTGGTAGTGGGCCTGGCGGCGGGAACCCTGCCGGTCAGCACCGCCGACCTGCTGTCCCTGGTGGGCGGCGAAGGCAGCGGCATGGGGGCCGAGGTGGTGCGCACCCTGCGCCTGCCCCGGGTGCTGGGGGCCTTCGCCTGCGGCGGCCTGCTGGCCCTGGCCGGCGCCCTGATGCAGGTGCTGTTGCGCAATCCCCTGGCCGATCCCTACGTACTGGGCATTTCCGGAGGCGCGGCGGTGGGTGCGCTCTCGGCCATGCTTTTGGGGTTCTCCCTGATGGGACTGAATCTGCTGGCCTTCGGCGGCGCCCTGGGGGCGATGCTGTTGGTCTTCGGCCTGGCCCATGGCGACAGTAGCTGGACCCAGACCCGGCTGCTGCTCACCGGGGTGATCATCGCCGCCGGCTGCGGCGCGGTGGTGGCCCTGATCCTGTCCATCACGCCGGAGCAGAAACTGCACGGCATGCTGTTCTGGCTGATGGGGGACGCCGGCCAGATCCTCCGGCCAGGACCGGCCCTGGCCGCCCTGGCGGTGGGTCTGGCCTGTGCCATGCCCTTTGCCCGGGAACTGAACCTGCTGGCCCGGGGCGCCACCCTGGCCAGTTCCCTGGGGGTGGCGGTGCCCCGGCTGCGGGGCCTGATCTATCTGCTGGCGTCGTTGCTCACCGCCTTCGCCGTCACCACGGCCGGCAGCATCGGCTTCATCGGTCTGGTGGTGCCCCATCTGCTGCGTCTGGCCCTGGGCAACGACCAGCGCCTGCTGCTGCCCGCCGCCACCCTGGCCGGTGGTGCCCTGCTGGTCCTGGCCGACACCCTGGCCCGTACCGTGGTGGCGCCCCAGCAATTGCCGGTGGGAGTGCTGACCGCCCTGATCGGCGTGCCGATTTTTTTGTTCCTGTTGGCGCGGCAGCCCGCGGCCAAGCCATGA
- a CDS encoding ABC transporter ATP-binding protein yields the protein MSTLLLDASRLDVSIAGHLFCHDLDLRLNSGESLAILGRNGAGKSTLLATLAGLRPASAGVLRIGGLDPAQAPPRALARIRGYLPQQQHDPFASTVLESVLVGRHPHLGRWEWEGETDQRLATTALAAVGLAEFAQREVHTLSGGERQRLGIAMLLTQQPQLFLLDEPLAHLDLNHQIAVLDLFSTPDRDWGATVVMVLHEPGLALRYCSRTLLLFGDGQWLEGASAEVITAENLSRLYGHPLRELKDGQHRWFVPI from the coding sequence ATGAGTACCCTCTTACTCGACGCCAGCCGCCTGGATGTGTCGATCGCCGGGCATCTGTTCTGCCACGACCTGGACCTGCGACTGAACAGCGGGGAATCCCTGGCCATCCTGGGACGCAATGGCGCCGGTAAATCCACCCTGCTGGCCACCCTGGCGGGACTGCGCCCGGCCTCGGCCGGAGTGCTGCGGATCGGCGGCCTCGATCCGGCGCAGGCGCCCCCCCGTGCCCTGGCCCGGATTCGGGGCTATCTGCCCCAACAGCAGCACGATCCCTTCGCCTCCACCGTGCTGGAATCGGTACTGGTCGGCCGCCACCCCCACCTGGGCCGCTGGGAATGGGAAGGCGAAACGGATCAGCGACTCGCCACCACCGCCCTGGCGGCCGTAGGTCTGGCGGAATTCGCCCAACGGGAAGTCCACACCCTCTCGGGGGGCGAGCGCCAGCGCCTGGGCATTGCCATGCTGCTCACTCAGCAGCCCCAGCTTTTCCTGCTGGACGAACCCCTGGCCCATCTCGACCTGAACCACCAGATCGCCGTGCTGGACCTGTTCTCCACCCCGGACCGGGACTGGGGCGCCACCGTGGTGATGGTGCTCCATGAGCCGGGCCTGGCCCTGCGCTATTGCAGTCGCACCCTGCTGCTGTTCGGCGACGGCCAGTGGCTAGAGGGCGCCAGCGCGGAGGTGATCACCGCCGAGAATCTTTCGCGGCTCTACGGCCATCCCCTGCGGGAGCTGAAAGACGGCCAGCACCGCTGGTTTGTACCGATTTAA
- a CDS encoding cobyric acid synthase — protein MKLSALMVQGCTSDAGKTTLVAALCRILKRRGVRVAPFKPQNMALNSAVTIDGGEIGRAQALQAQAAGLPPRIDFNPVLLKPTTDRQAQVIIHGHAVTHLDAQAYHDYKRVAMTAVMASWQRLTGEFECVLVEGAGSPAEINLRDRDIANMGFAEAADVPVILVADIDRGGVFAHLVGTLDLLSPSEQARIKGFVINRFRGDIALLQPGLDWLEQRTGKPVLGVLPYLQGLMLDAEDAIAQGEMDKAPPRLRVIAPVLPRISNHNDLDPLRLHPEVDFQWIGPGRTPPPADLVILPGSKSVRADLDWLRHQGWEDYLLRHLRYGGKLIGICGGFQMLGRQLHDPLGLEGAPGSTQGLGLLDCETTLEPEKRLSNVQGRLNLEPRAAMTGYEIHMGVTRGPALARPLVTLADDRPDGAMSADGAILGTYCHGLLDHPEALIALLAWAGMKDAATVDLAARREADLDRLADAVDEALDWGRLDGWD, from the coding sequence ATGAAGCTCTCCGCCCTGATGGTGCAAGGCTGCACCTCCGACGCCGGCAAGACCACCCTGGTGGCGGCCCTGTGCCGCATCCTCAAGCGTCGGGGGGTGCGCGTGGCGCCCTTCAAGCCCCAGAACATGGCGCTGAATTCGGCGGTCACCATCGACGGCGGCGAAATCGGCCGCGCCCAGGCCCTCCAGGCCCAGGCGGCAGGCCTGCCACCCCGGATCGATTTCAATCCGGTGCTGCTCAAGCCCACCACGGACCGCCAGGCCCAGGTGATCATCCATGGGCATGCCGTCACCCATCTGGATGCCCAGGCCTATCACGACTACAAGCGGGTGGCGATGACGGCGGTGATGGCGTCCTGGCAACGCCTCACCGGCGAGTTCGAGTGCGTACTGGTAGAAGGAGCCGGCAGTCCGGCGGAGATCAATCTGCGGGACCGGGACATCGCCAACATGGGTTTCGCCGAGGCCGCCGACGTGCCGGTGATCCTGGTGGCGGACATCGACCGGGGCGGCGTCTTCGCCCATCTGGTGGGAACCCTGGACCTGCTCTCCCCCTCGGAGCAGGCGCGGATCAAGGGTTTCGTGATCAACCGTTTCCGGGGCGACATCGCCCTGCTGCAACCGGGTCTGGACTGGCTGGAACAGCGCACCGGCAAGCCGGTGCTGGGGGTGCTGCCCTATCTTCAGGGCCTGATGCTGGACGCCGAGGACGCCATCGCCCAGGGGGAGATGGACAAGGCGCCGCCGCGCCTGCGAGTCATCGCCCCGGTGCTGCCGAGGATTTCCAATCACAATGATCTGGACCCCTTGCGCCTGCATCCGGAAGTCGATTTCCAGTGGATCGGCCCCGGCCGGACACCGCCCCCCGCCGATCTGGTCATCCTGCCCGGCTCCAAGAGCGTACGGGCCGATCTGGACTGGCTGCGCCACCAAGGCTGGGAGGATTACCTGCTGCGCCACCTGCGCTATGGCGGCAAGCTGATCGGTATCTGCGGCGGTTTCCAGATGCTGGGGCGCCAACTTCACGATCCCCTGGGACTGGAGGGTGCCCCGGGCAGCACCCAAGGACTGGGGCTGCTGGACTGCGAAACCACCCTGGAACCCGAAAAGCGCCTGAGCAATGTCCAGGGGCGACTGAACCTGGAACCGCGAGCCGCCATGACCGGCTACGAAATCCATATGGGCGTAACCCGGGGTCCGGCCCTGGCGCGGCCCCTGGTGACTTTGGCGGATGACCGTCCCGACGGCGCCATGTCGGCCGATGGTGCGATCCTGGGGACCTATTGCCACGGTCTGCTGGACCACCCGGAGGCCCTGATCGCCCTCCTTGCCTGGGCCGGCATGAAGGACGCCGCAACCGTGGACCTCGCCGCCCGCCGGGAGGCGGATCTGGACCGGCTGGCCGACGCGGTGGATGAAGCCCTGGACTGGGGTCGTCTGGATGGTTGGGACTAG
- a CDS encoding C40 family peptidase → MAIFALGLVETGYRFGGKNPESGLDCSGMVSYVFDQAAGLKLTGSAAEIARKGRPVEASRLRPGDLVFFNTRNQSLSHVGIYIGDNRFVHAPSTNGKVRADRLNQGWFASRFETARSYFD, encoded by the coding sequence GTGGCGATATTTGCTCTGGGTCTGGTGGAAACGGGCTACCGCTTCGGCGGCAAGAATCCGGAATCCGGCCTGGATTGCAGCGGCATGGTGAGCTATGTCTTCGATCAGGCTGCCGGTCTCAAACTAACCGGTTCGGCCGCCGAGATCGCCCGCAAGGGGCGCCCGGTGGAGGCCTCAAGGCTGCGCCCCGGAGACCTGGTGTTTTTCAACACTCGCAACCAATCCCTGTCCCACGTGGGCATCTATATCGGTGATAACCGCTTTGTCCATGCCCCCAGCACCAACGGCAAGGTCCGCGCCGATCGTCTGAACCAAGGCTGGTTCGCCTCCCGCTTCGAGACGGCGCGAAGTTATTTCGACTAA